A window of Candidatus Nitrosotenuis uzonensis genomic DNA:
ATCAGGAATGAAGTCAGACCACAGGATTGAAGGAGCAGTGCACCATTTTATCATACAACACGAACTTGGCATAAAATGGTCATTTTTTACAGAACAATTACTAAAGGAAATATTTAGAGAATTTTTGCCCGAACAGAATCTCAAATGTCAGACAACGGAAAAAACAGTGATTGCCTCCATACCGCTAGGTTCTGATTTTTCCGAGCATGATTACTAAAAAAATAAAAATATTACTGGACTTGTACTGGAGAGCTTTTCGGCTTTGGTGTTGGAACTGCCTTTGGTACTGTTATGTTAAGAACTCCATCTACAAGTTTCGCTTGTGCTTTGGATGATAATATCTTTTCAGGTAGAGGTATTGTTCTATAGTATGAAATTTCACTTCTTTCTTTTCTGACATAGTTTTTCTTTTTTTCTTCCTCCTCTTCTTTGTGTTGTGCTGATACTTCAAGTGAATTATCAGAGGCGTTGAGTTTAATCTCGTTCTTTTTTACGCCAGGAACGTCAAGCTTTATGACGTATCTGTCACCTTCATCTGCGATATCACAGGTCATTGAAGCGGGTCTTGGAAGCATTGTTTGAATTGTAGGAAATGCGCTAAGTGATCTTTCAAATTCTCTTCTAAAGTTGTCGAATGCTCTATCAAGGCTTGTCCAGTTGATTGGCCATACAGGGACAAGTTCAGTCTGTTTTTGTGAGTTATTTTTTGTCATTGCGCTGTATTGTAAAATATTATTAAATAAGATAATGAAGATTCTCAAATTTGGAATTTGTCTGAAAATCAGATCTGATAATTTACAATATTTTATTTATTTTTAGGCTGCAATCACGGTTAGAATGCAAAAAGAGATTTACGATTTTATGAAAAATCATATGGACCTTCTTATCGGTCAGGCAAAGTCGTATTTGCCATTCGTCAAGAATGCATTTCCCAACACTAATTTGTCTGATTCCTGTTTTAATCTGATAGTAAGTAATGCATTTTACGTATTTTTGAGTCAGTATGCGATGCGGATACAATCTCCATCTGAGCAAGATCTTGCAGAGTTTGGAAATCTTGTTAGTCAATACAGGGCCAAAGTAGACGAGATGTTCAAATAATCATTCTATATTAATTGGATTTCCTTGGAATGATTTTGGCATGGTTATTGTCAATCTTCCATCAGAGAACCGTGCAGAGATCTCTTCCACATCTACATTTTTTGGGATTGGTAGGCTTTTTTTGAAATATTCAAACTGATATTGTCGTCCTCCCTTGGAATCAGTATATACTTCCTTTAGTTTTGCTTCTACCACCAGCGTCTCGTTGGAATCAATGCTTACTGCTATGTCTTTTTTTTCAACTAATGGGAGATCAAATTCTAGGACCCATTTTGATTCATGTTCTCTAATGTATGATAGAGGACTCAATATTTTTTGTTCAAGGTCGTCACCGAATTGCAAAATAGGCAAATGCAGAAAATCATCATCAATCCAATTAATTTTCAATATCATCACCGGTATATTGGAGGCACGTTTGAAGGAGCCGGCTTTTCTTGTTGGTATAGCGCTTCGAGTGTTTCCTGCATGAGATTGCGGTGTTGAATTCGCAAATAATCTACTCGCTTTTGGATGTCGGTTGTATCTACCTGGATGTTTATCACATTAGCAAGGGAGGTAATTGCATGCACTGATGCTTGCGGGTCTGGAAAATATGGATGGCACGAAGTATAAAGCATAAGCAAAGGAATTCTGGAATTTCTGAATGTGCTTATTACTGCAGCATCGGTTCCAATAATAGACCCTGCAAGAAATTTCGGGATGGAGTTATCATACAATAGTTTTTCTAGCGATTCATCTGTTGCAAGGCCGTATGTTTTGATGTCTTTTTTGTCTACGCTTTCAGTGTCAACACCGCTTGGAACTATCACCTTGCTTATTTTCTCACGCTTACAGAATTCTGCAAGTGAATGTACAAACTCGTATGCAATGTCAGGATGGATAGGCACGTCTGCGATTATGGCGTAAAGGTCGCCTTTTTTATAGATCCTAATTGGCCCTATTATCTCACCGTTTTCCACAAATACGGTAGGAGGCATTTCAGGATGGTTGATTTCCCCTACCAGTTGCATCTGAAGATGCGATATAATGTAGGAAATGGTGAACGTGCCGATAAGACCGTTTCCTGGAAATCCAAGCAGCAGTATTCTTTCGGATTTGGCCTTTGCTTTGTTTGATTTTTTTTGTGTCAATGTGATACCGTTATCTGTTCACACCATCTTTCTTATGCTGATTTTGTAGCGACGTTTTGCAC
This region includes:
- a CDS encoding Hsp20/alpha crystallin family protein, coding for MTKNNSQKQTELVPVWPINWTSLDRAFDNFRREFERSLSAFPTIQTMLPRPASMTCDIADEGDRYVIKLDVPGVKKNEIKLNASDNSLEVSAQHKEEEEEKKKNYVRKERSEISYYRTIPLPEKILSSKAQAKLVDGVLNITVPKAVPTPKPKSSPVQVQ
- a CDS encoding Hsp20/alpha crystallin family protein — encoded protein: MKINWIDDDFLHLPILQFGDDLEQKILSPLSYIREHESKWVLEFDLPLVEKKDIAVSIDSNETLVVEAKLKEVYTDSKGGRQYQFEYFKKSLPIPKNVDVEEISARFSDGRLTITMPKSFQGNPINIE
- a CDS encoding proteasome assembly chaperone family protein, with amino-acid sequence MTQKKSNKAKAKSERILLLGFPGNGLIGTFTISYIISHLQMQLVGEINHPEMPPTVFVENGEIIGPIRIYKKGDLYAIIADVPIHPDIAYEFVHSLAEFCKREKISKVIVPSGVDTESVDKKDIKTYGLATDESLEKLLYDNSIPKFLAGSIIGTDAAVISTFRNSRIPLLMLYTSCHPYFPDPQASVHAITSLANVINIQVDTTDIQKRVDYLRIQHRNLMQETLEALYQQEKPAPSNVPPIYR